The following proteins come from a genomic window of Fontisubflavum oceani:
- a CDS encoding pyridoxal-phosphate-dependent aminotransferase family protein, producing MTSRNAGRHFLQIPGPSAVPDRILRAISAQTIDHRGPDFAAVGQAALDGMKSIFRTEAGQVIIYPASGTGAWEAALINTLSEGDRVLMYETGHFSTLWMKMAERLGLAPEFIAGDWRGGADPEAIAARLREDKAHEIKAVCVVHNETSTGSVSPVAEVRSAMDAVGHPALLMVDSISGLASVDFRFDEWGVDVCVSGSQKGLMLPPGISFNCVSPKAMELSRTGGMRRSYWDWQDMTGPNATGYFPYTPATNMLYGLNEAVAMLHEEGLENVFARHARHGRATRAAVRAWGLEVLCRQQGQESGVLTAVMMPEGHSADGFRATVLKNFDISLGNGLSKVADRVFRIGHLGDFNDAMLMGTLSGIEMGLSKAGIPHRSGGAATAMAVLEEDLPRNLAAE from the coding sequence ATGACATCGAGAAATGCCGGTCGGCACTTTCTGCAAATTCCCGGTCCAAGTGCGGTGCCTGACCGTATTTTGCGGGCGATCAGCGCGCAAACGATCGACCATCGCGGCCCGGATTTTGCGGCGGTGGGGCAGGCTGCGCTCGACGGCATGAAGTCGATATTCAGGACTGAGGCTGGGCAGGTCATTATCTATCCCGCGTCGGGCACCGGCGCTTGGGAAGCGGCGCTGATCAATACTCTCTCTGAGGGCGATCGGGTGCTGATGTATGAGACTGGCCATTTCTCGACGCTCTGGATGAAGATGGCGGAACGGCTTGGCCTGGCGCCGGAGTTCATTGCGGGCGATTGGCGCGGCGGGGCAGATCCCGAAGCCATCGCGGCCCGGCTCCGCGAGGATAAAGCCCACGAGATCAAAGCGGTCTGTGTGGTGCATAACGAGACCTCCACCGGGTCGGTGTCGCCGGTCGCCGAAGTCCGCAGCGCGATGGATGCCGTGGGTCATCCGGCGCTTTTGATGGTCGACTCTATCTCGGGCCTGGCCTCGGTCGATTTCCGGTTCGATGAATGGGGCGTGGATGTCTGCGTCTCGGGCTCGCAAAAGGGTCTGATGCTGCCGCCGGGAATTTCGTTCAATTGCGTCAGCCCAAAGGCGATGGAACTGTCGCGCACCGGTGGAATGCGCCGGTCTTACTGGGACTGGCAGGACATGACGGGCCCGAACGCAACCGGATACTTCCCCTACACACCCGCCACCAACATGCTTTACGGCCTGAATGAAGCGGTCGCGATGCTGCATGAAGAGGGGCTGGAGAATGTCTTTGCCCGCCATGCCCGCCACGGTCGTGCCACCCGCGCCGCCGTGCGGGCTTGGGGTCTTGAGGTGCTCTGCCGTCAGCAGGGGCAGGAAAGCGGCGTTCTGACCGCGGTGATGATGCCCGAGGGCCATAGCGCCGATGGGTTCCGGGCGACCGTTTTGAAGAACTTCGACATCTCGCTTGGCAATGGCCTGTCCAAAGTGGCTGACCGCGTCTTCCGCATCGGGCATCTGGGCGATTTCAACGATGCGATGCTCATGGGCACGTTATCGGGGATCGAAATGGGCCTGTCGAAAGCAGGTATCCCGCATCGGAGCGGCGGCGCGGCAACGGCGATGGCGGTCCTGGAGGAGGACCTTCCACGCAACCTCGCTGCGGAGTGA
- a CDS encoding FAD-binding and (Fe-S)-binding domain-containing protein, with protein MPLDMLKGRFSGEILEDAFSRGRYSTDASIYQIMPSAVAIPRSKDDISAALAAARAAGLPVTGRGGGTSQCGQTVNSGLILDNSRHFNRILEIDVEGRRAIVEPGVVLDDLNRALKPHGLWFPVDVSTASRATIGGMAANNSCGGRSLRYGTMRSNVRAIDAILSDGTEARFGEMPGGALSNHPAQAIVDDVLRLGAAHGDLIDTRFPKLNRRVGGYNLDALVPRDAPINLSHLLVGSEGTLAYFTAIELKLWPLVGERVLAVCHFPSFYQAMDATQHLVALDPLSVELVDNTMIGLSRQIPLFRRTIEAFVEGDPAALLLVEFDEGSAQANARKLAEITDRIGDLGFSWSGEGRNWGGVKPITDQRLQGQIAEVRKSGLNIMMSMKQDGKPVSFVEDCAVELTDLADYTARLTEVFERHGTQGTWYAHASVGCLHVRPVLNLKLEDDVKKMRSIAEEAFALVAEYKGSHSGEHGDGIVRSEFHERMYGTEITDLFRDVKQRFDPDGVLNPGKIVDPPKMDDRSLFRYSADYTVPALKTAFDWSTWTGAGGGFQGAVEMCNNNGACRKLKGGAMCPSYRVTRNERDVTRGRANSLRLAISGQLGPDALTSDAMAETMKLCVSCKACKRECPTGVDMARMKTEVLAARVQKHGLSLHDRLVGYMPHYAPWAARVPWLMNLRNRIPGLAKLTEGVTGFAAARDLPTWSANRFRDAEFADPNPDVILFADAFNRYFEPENLRAAGRVLQAAGLKVKVATPVDGGRALDCGRTLLSVGLVEKARIEAERLVAALLPHVEAGADRGVGTVFAPHPARRNPCPDHRRAGGDRRRSGIPAGGVSG; from the coding sequence ATGCCGCTAGATATGCTAAAGGGCCGGTTTTCAGGGGAAATCCTCGAAGATGCCTTTTCCAGAGGGCGCTATTCGACGGATGCCTCGATCTACCAGATCATGCCCTCCGCCGTGGCGATTCCCCGCTCCAAAGACGATATTTCGGCCGCCCTCGCCGCCGCGCGTGCGGCTGGCCTGCCCGTGACCGGGCGCGGTGGTGGCACATCCCAATGTGGTCAGACAGTCAATTCAGGGCTGATCCTCGACAACTCCAGACACTTCAACCGCATTCTCGAGATTGACGTCGAGGGGCGTCGGGCCATCGTCGAACCGGGCGTTGTGCTGGACGATTTGAACCGCGCGCTAAAACCCCATGGCTTGTGGTTCCCCGTCGATGTCTCCACGGCCTCGCGGGCGACCATCGGCGGTATGGCGGCCAACAACTCCTGCGGCGGGCGCTCTCTGCGTTATGGCACCATGCGCTCAAACGTTCGCGCCATCGATGCGATCCTGTCCGATGGCACCGAGGCGCGATTTGGTGAGATGCCGGGCGGTGCACTGTCGAACCATCCCGCGCAAGCGATTGTGGACGATGTGCTTCGGCTCGGCGCGGCCCATGGCGATCTGATCGACACGCGCTTTCCCAAATTGAACCGCCGGGTTGGTGGTTACAATCTTGACGCCCTGGTGCCACGAGACGCGCCAATAAACCTCTCGCATCTTCTGGTCGGCTCCGAAGGAACGCTGGCCTATTTTACGGCCATTGAGTTGAAGCTCTGGCCGCTGGTCGGGGAACGTGTTCTGGCGGTTTGCCATTTTCCCAGCTTCTATCAAGCAATGGATGCAACCCAGCATCTGGTGGCTTTGGACCCGCTCTCCGTGGAACTGGTCGACAACACGATGATCGGTCTGTCGCGGCAAATCCCGCTCTTCCGGCGCACGATCGAGGCCTTTGTCGAGGGTGACCCTGCCGCGCTATTACTTGTGGAGTTTGACGAAGGCTCGGCCCAAGCCAATGCCCGCAAACTGGCCGAGATCACCGATCGGATTGGCGACCTTGGGTTCTCCTGGAGTGGCGAAGGCCGCAACTGGGGCGGTGTGAAGCCGATCACTGACCAACGCCTGCAAGGTCAGATTGCGGAGGTGCGCAAATCCGGCCTCAACATCATGATGTCGATGAAGCAAGACGGCAAACCCGTCTCCTTCGTCGAGGATTGCGCCGTCGAATTGACTGACCTGGCCGATTACACCGCACGGCTGACCGAGGTCTTTGAACGTCATGGCACCCAAGGCACCTGGTATGCGCATGCGTCTGTCGGGTGCTTGCATGTCAGGCCCGTCTTGAACCTCAAGCTGGAAGACGATGTGAAGAAAATGCGGTCCATCGCCGAAGAAGCCTTTGCGCTGGTTGCCGAATACAAAGGGTCGCATTCGGGTGAGCATGGCGACGGGATCGTTCGCTCGGAGTTTCACGAACGCATGTACGGGACTGAGATCACCGATCTCTTCCGCGATGTGAAACAGCGGTTTGACCCGGATGGGGTGCTGAACCCGGGCAAGATCGTCGATCCGCCCAAAATGGATGACCGCAGCCTGTTCCGCTATAGCGCCGACTACACCGTCCCCGCCCTGAAGACGGCCTTCGACTGGTCCACCTGGACCGGCGCCGGTGGTGGTTTCCAAGGAGCCGTCGAGATGTGCAACAACAATGGCGCTTGCCGTAAGCTGAAGGGCGGGGCCATGTGCCCCTCCTATCGTGTGACCCGGAACGAACGGGACGTCACGCGCGGTCGCGCCAACAGCCTGCGCCTAGCGATCTCGGGGCAGCTTGGGCCGGATGCCCTGACATCCGATGCGATGGCGGAAACGATGAAGCTTTGCGTGTCCTGCAAGGCCTGCAAACGCGAATGTCCGACCGGCGTGGATATGGCGCGCATGAAGACCGAAGTTTTGGCAGCGCGGGTGCAGAAGCACGGGCTGAGCCTGCATGACCGTCTTGTGGGCTACATGCCCCACTATGCCCCCTGGGCGGCGCGCGTGCCGTGGCTGATGAATCTGCGCAATCGCATACCGGGCCTTGCGAAACTGACTGAGGGAGTGACCGGATTTGCAGCCGCCCGCGACTTACCGACCTGGTCGGCCAACCGGTTCCGCGACGCGGAGTTTGCCGATCCGAACCCAGATGTCATCCTCTTCGCGGACGCGTTCAACCGCTATTTTGAGCCGGAAAACCTGCGCGCGGCGGGCCGGGTGCTACAAGCGGCGGGTCTAAAGGTGAAGGTCGCGACGCCGGTTGATGGCGGTCGCGCGCTGGATTGTGGGCGGACGCTGCTATCTGTCGGCTTGGTGGAAAAGGCCCGGATTGAGGCCGAACGTTTGGTTGCCGCGCTTCTGCCCCATGTCGAGGCTGGTGCCGATCGTGGGGTTGGAACCGTCTTCGCTCCTCACCCTGCGCGACGAAATCCCTGCCCTGATCACAGACGGGCGGGCGGAGACCGTCGCCGCTCAGGCATTCCTGCTGGAGGAGTATCTGGTTAA
- a CDS encoding heterodisulfide reductase-related iron-sulfur binding cluster: MGQKILLHGHCHQKAHQVMPDVQAALGKIPEAEVEVVETSCCGMAGAFGYGRDTINVSLKMAEADLLPAVRQASDDTLIVADGTSCRHQIVDGANRTAIHVARVLEMALAEGGQ, translated from the coding sequence TTGGGTCAGAAAATCCTGCTGCACGGGCATTGTCATCAGAAGGCGCACCAAGTGATGCCGGATGTGCAGGCGGCACTTGGCAAGATTCCCGAGGCCGAGGTGGAGGTGGTCGAGACCAGCTGTTGTGGCATGGCCGGGGCTTTCGGCTATGGTCGCGATACGATAAACGTATCGCTAAAGATGGCCGAGGCCGATTTGCTGCCGGCTGTACGACAAGCATCTGACGACACACTGATTGTCGCCGATGGCACGTCTTGCCGGCATCAGATCGTCGATGGTGCAAACCGCACGGCCATTCACGTCGCGCGCGTGCTTGAAATGGCTCTGGCAGAGGGAGGCCAATAG
- a CDS encoding GntR family transcriptional regulator, translating to MNLSTPLARPSLHEELVTRLRQAIVEGSLEPGAKVPERELCENLGVSRTPLREALKVLANEGLVILESNRGARISNVTMEELEAAFPVIAVLEGLAGELACERASDDEMAQIVARHRDMFRHYDAGDRPAYFQANHDIHAALMAAARNPVLAQHYAMLSSRVERARLLANVSDSRWAQAVEEHRGIMEAVENRDGPRLSTLLKAHLNNKLVALKAAVT from the coding sequence ATGAACCTGTCGACCCCGCTCGCTCGACCGTCGCTTCATGAAGAGCTTGTGACCCGCTTGCGGCAAGCCATTGTCGAGGGCTCGCTCGAACCTGGCGCAAAGGTGCCCGAGAGGGAGTTGTGCGAAAATCTCGGTGTGTCCCGCACCCCGTTGCGCGAAGCATTAAAAGTGCTGGCCAATGAGGGGTTGGTCATCCTCGAGTCGAACCGGGGCGCGCGGATTTCCAACGTGACGATGGAAGAGCTCGAAGCCGCCTTTCCGGTGATTGCGGTCTTGGAGGGCTTGGCCGGGGAACTGGCCTGCGAACGGGCGAGTGATGACGAAATGGCCCAGATTGTGGCCCGCCATCGCGATATGTTCCGCCACTATGACGCTGGCGATAGACCGGCCTATTTTCAGGCCAATCATGACATCCACGCCGCCCTCATGGCTGCGGCTCGCAATCCGGTCCTGGCGCAGCACTACGCGATGTTGTCCTCGCGGGTGGAGCGTGCCCGTCTCTTGGCTAATGTCTCGGACAGCCGCTGGGCCCAAGCCGTCGAAGAACATCGCGGCATAATGGAGGCGGTGGAAAACCGCGACGGACCACGCCTGAGCACCTTGTTGAAGGCCCATTTGAATAACAAGCTTGTTGCATTGAAGGCAGCGGTGACCTGA
- a CDS encoding mechanosensitive ion channel family protein produces MRLFLILCLAVVLPFTAMAQDTAQQPDGAISVESDIQQDTAIATRIRDILRQLEGYENVSVSVADGIVTLRGTALETAQIEALNGLVGRVEGVVAIENAVTETTDVVERLNPAIGRIQARIEQFLAKLPLILVAVAAGILVLLLGLYLARLKNPWDRLAPNAFIADIYRQVIRLLFAVLAVVLTLDLLNATALLGTILGAAGIVGLAIGFAVRDMVENFIASILLSIRQPFRPKDLVEIEGDMGHVIRLTSRATILLSLDGNHIRIPNSTVFRARIINYSRNDERRFTFVLGVDPNADIAEAQRIILDALKELPFLLESPGPGVWVNELGDSTISITGAGWVMQHKTSLGMAKGEAIRIAKSRLEEAGIMLPEPTYRLISDTTIRQAPSDTHTKDTTAPPATPAEVQDVHAEESEALERIVDAEREALGDDDLLAREAPQE; encoded by the coding sequence ATGCGTCTTTTTCTGATCCTATGCCTCGCCGTCGTCCTGCCCTTCACCGCGATGGCGCAAGACACTGCACAGCAACCCGACGGCGCGATCTCCGTCGAAAGCGACATCCAGCAAGACACCGCGATTGCCACTCGCATCCGCGATATTCTGCGGCAGTTGGAGGGCTATGAAAATGTCAGTGTCTCCGTCGCCGATGGCATCGTCACATTGCGGGGGACTGCCCTTGAGACGGCGCAAATCGAAGCGCTGAATGGGCTCGTGGGTCGGGTCGAAGGCGTTGTGGCGATTGAAAACGCGGTCACCGAGACCACCGATGTGGTCGAACGCTTAAACCCTGCTATTGGACGCATTCAAGCCCGGATCGAGCAATTCCTGGCCAAACTGCCCTTGATCCTGGTGGCCGTCGCGGCGGGCATCTTGGTCTTGCTTCTCGGCCTCTACTTGGCGCGTCTAAAAAACCCCTGGGATCGGCTCGCGCCAAACGCCTTTATCGCGGATATCTACCGGCAAGTGATCCGTCTGCTCTTCGCGGTCTTGGCCGTCGTGCTGACCTTGGATCTGTTGAACGCCACTGCCCTTCTGGGCACGATTTTGGGCGCCGCCGGGATCGTCGGCCTCGCCATCGGGTTTGCCGTGCGCGATATGGTGGAGAACTTCATCGCCTCGATCCTCTTGTCGATCCGTCAGCCGTTCCGCCCCAAGGATTTGGTCGAGATCGAAGGCGATATGGGCCATGTGATCCGCCTGACCTCGCGCGCGACGATTCTATTATCACTCGACGGCAACCATATCCGCATCCCCAACTCGACCGTGTTCCGGGCCCGGATCATCAACTACAGCCGCAATGACGAACGCCGCTTCACCTTCGTGCTGGGGGTCGACCCCAACGCCGACATTGCCGAGGCGCAGCGGATCATCCTGGATGCGTTGAAAGAGCTGCCCTTCCTGTTGGAAAGCCCCGGCCCCGGTGTTTGGGTCAACGAACTGGGCGACAGCACCATTTCTATTACTGGCGCAGGCTGGGTGATGCAGCACAAGACCAGCCTGGGCATGGCCAAGGGCGAGGCGATCCGGATTGCCAAGTCTCGCCTGGAAGAGGCCGGCATTATGCTGCCAGAACCGACCTACCGTTTGATCAGCGACACCACGATCCGGCAAGCGCCGTCGGACACACACACCAAAGACACCACAGCGCCACCCGCCACACCTGCGGAGGTGCAGGACGTCCATGCCGAGGAATCAGAAGCGCTGGAACGGATCGTCGACGCCGAACGGGAGGCATTGGGCGATGACGACCTTTTGGCGCGCGAGGCCCCGCAAGAATAG
- a CDS encoding phosphomannomutase/phosphoglucomutase gives MTKPLPTVTQNSWAFLRDAMVTPTGFREYDARWKFPDEINLPGITALGLGLGTQMFETGIEPVIAVANDYRDYSLSVKNALILGLMQAGIQVKDIGPAVSPMAYFAQFHLDTPAVAMVTASHNPNGWTGVKMGFQRPLTHGPDEMGRLRDIVLGGEGVARPGGGYEFVDGVREAYLDDLAGDFKMTRKLRVVCATGNGTASAFAPELFERIGVEVVPSHNRLDYSFPHYNPNPEAMEMLHDMAASVKESGADFALGFDGDGDRCGVVDNEGEEIFADKMGVIMARDLAKIHPGATFVADVKSTGLFASDPELKKHGAKADYWKTGHSHMKRRVHELSALAGFEKSGHYFLAGPIGRGYDCGMRVAVEICKLMDRNPDMSMADLRRALPVTYATPTMSPYCADTEKYKVLERLVEILVARHAEGGSLGGVKITDVVTVNGARVMLENGGWGLVRASSNTPNLVVVCESPESEAQMRAIFEDIDAVIRTEPAVGDYDQTI, from the coding sequence ATGACCAAGCCCTTGCCGACCGTCACCCAAAACAGTTGGGCCTTCCTGCGCGATGCCATGGTTACGCCGACGGGGTTCCGGGAATATGATGCACGGTGGAAGTTTCCAGATGAGATCAATCTGCCCGGCATCACGGCGCTTGGTCTGGGTCTTGGCACGCAGATGTTTGAGACCGGTATCGAGCCCGTTATTGCGGTTGCGAATGACTACCGTGACTACTCGCTTTCGGTGAAAAACGCGCTGATCCTGGGCCTGATGCAGGCGGGCATCCAGGTAAAAGACATTGGCCCGGCGGTCAGCCCGATGGCCTATTTCGCACAATTCCACCTCGATACACCCGCCGTCGCCATGGTGACGGCAAGCCATAATCCGAACGGCTGGACCGGCGTAAAGATGGGCTTTCAACGCCCGTTGACCCATGGGCCCGATGAGATGGGTCGTCTGCGCGACATTGTTCTGGGCGGCGAGGGCGTGGCGCGGCCCGGCGGTGGTTATGAATTTGTCGACGGCGTGCGCGAGGCGTATCTGGACGATCTGGCGGGTGATTTCAAAATGACCCGCAAACTGCGTGTCGTCTGCGCCACGGGCAATGGCACGGCCTCGGCCTTTGCACCGGAGCTGTTTGAGCGGATTGGGGTGGAGGTTGTGCCCTCCCATAACCGGCTCGATTACAGCTTCCCGCATTACAACCCGAACCCCGAAGCGATGGAGATGCTGCATGATATGGCCGCCTCGGTGAAAGAGTCCGGCGCGGATTTCGCGCTTGGCTTTGACGGCGACGGCGATCGCTGCGGTGTGGTCGACAATGAAGGCGAGGAGATTTTCGCTGATAAGATGGGCGTGATCATGGCCCGCGATTTGGCGAAGATTCACCCCGGCGCGACCTTTGTGGCGGATGTGAAATCAACTGGCCTGTTTGCCTCAGACCCGGAGTTGAAAAAACACGGGGCCAAGGCCGATTACTGGAAGACGGGTCACAGCCATATGAAACGCCGAGTCCATGAACTGAGCGCGCTGGCGGGCTTTGAGAAATCCGGCCATTACTTCCTCGCAGGCCCCATCGGGCGCGGCTACGATTGCGGCATGCGGGTTGCGGTTGAGATCTGCAAATTGATGGATCGCAATCCGGATATGTCGATGGCCGATCTGCGCCGGGCCCTGCCGGTGACCTATGCGACGCCGACCATGTCACCCTATTGCGCGGATACCGAGAAATACAAGGTGCTGGAGCGGTTGGTCGAGATACTCGTTGCTCGTCATGCAGAGGGCGGCAGTTTGGGCGGCGTCAAAATCACCGATGTCGTCACGGTGAACGGCGCGCGGGTGATGCTGGAGAATGGCGGTTGGGGTCTGGTGCGGGCCTCATCGAACACGCCAAATCTGGTCGTCGTCTGCGAAAGCCCGGAAAGCGAGGCGCAGATGCGGGCGATCTTCGAAGACATTGATGCGGTGATCCGCACCGAGCCTGCCGTCGGGGACTACGACCAGACAATCTGA
- the kdsA gene encoding 3-deoxy-8-phosphooctulonate synthase, producing the protein MKHVDIGSLTTGNDRPLTLIAGPCQLESADHAQMIAGTLKEACDKAGAQYIFKGSYDKANRTSINAKPALGMDEGLKVLQSVKETIGVPVLTDVHGPAHCAPVAEVCDVLQIPAFLCRQTELLLAAGSTGAAVNVKKGQFLAPWDMPNVVAKIESTGNTRILLTERGVSFGYNTLVVDMRALPEMAKTGYPVVMDATHAVAQPGGLGGSSGGQREFAPVLARSAVALGIGALFTETHQDPDNAPCDGPNMIHLHQMPHLLDSLMRFDRLAKAEPIRL; encoded by the coding sequence ATGAAACATGTAGATATCGGGTCTTTGACCACCGGCAACGACCGTCCGCTGACGCTGATTGCCGGTCCCTGCCAATTGGAAAGCGCCGATCATGCGCAGATGATCGCGGGCACCCTCAAAGAGGCCTGTGACAAGGCGGGGGCGCAATACATCTTCAAAGGCTCCTACGACAAAGCCAACCGCACCTCGATCAACGCCAAGCCCGCGCTTGGCATGGATGAGGGCTTGAAGGTTCTACAATCGGTCAAAGAGACGATTGGGGTTCCCGTTCTGACGGATGTGCATGGCCCCGCGCATTGCGCGCCAGTGGCCGAGGTGTGCGACGTCCTTCAAATCCCGGCCTTCCTTTGCCGGCAGACCGAGCTGCTGTTGGCGGCGGGCAGCACCGGCGCCGCGGTCAATGTCAAAAAGGGGCAGTTCCTGGCGCCGTGGGATATGCCCAATGTGGTGGCCAAGATCGAAAGCACCGGCAACACGCGCATCCTTCTGACGGAGCGTGGCGTGTCCTTTGGCTATAACACGCTTGTGGTTGATATGCGGGCGCTGCCGGAAATGGCCAAGACCGGCTATCCGGTGGTGATGGATGCGACCCATGCCGTAGCGCAGCCCGGCGGGCTCGGCGGCTCCTCCGGCGGTCAACGTGAATTTGCACCAGTCCTGGCGCGCTCTGCGGTGGCGCTCGGGATCGGCGCGCTCTTCACAGAAACACATCAAGACCCTGACAATGCCCCCTGCGACGGGCCGAATATGATCCATTTGCACCAAATGCCTCACCTTTTGGATAGTTTGATGCGCTTTGATCGTCTGGCAAAAGCAGAGCCGATCCGTTTGTAA
- a CDS encoding capsule biosynthesis protein: MIMKPKGKKFRIRRSASSSQSAPAPSTETELLGEADDGFGEAPFPGSAAHDRQEAPAQDDTPGSTETAGEIPLEQELAAIRQEGLTGRQLRMARRTAQKHGLQPASDFDAVRLLRRQGIDPFARNNLLELIVNDENGNGAAAAQTGGAGSAAAKAATNLPATVRQPSVPGPVGAPLDEGTRAAEIMRVQRDIAARRRKRLALLATRLMFFVLLPTFLVGYYFFAVATPLFSTHSEFVIQKSEGGGGSAGGGLAGMLGGTSFATVQESITVQSYLESREAMLRLDEEHGFRAHFSSEQMDPLTRLAPDATDEDMFDTYRRNLSIGYDPTEGLIRLEVIAGDAQTSQAFAAALIEYAEERVDQMSQRVREAQMSDARSSFEDAEERMVLAQQRVIQLQEQRGVLSAEAEVSAVFSQINTFELELQQERLRLLELQSNTRPNQTRVEVAERNIARLEALIDELRGGLTATGTGEVSLARISSELVVAEADLQTRQLMLSQALQQMETARLEANRQSLYLSIGVFPVAPDEAAYPRALENTLLAFLVFSGIYLLISMTVSILREQVSA, translated from the coding sequence ATGATTATGAAACCCAAGGGTAAAAAGTTTCGCATCCGCCGCAGCGCTTCTTCGTCGCAAAGCGCCCCAGCCCCGTCGACCGAGACCGAGTTGCTCGGCGAAGCTGACGATGGGTTTGGCGAGGCCCCGTTCCCCGGATCGGCGGCGCATGACCGGCAAGAGGCACCAGCGCAAGACGACACGCCGGGGAGTACGGAAACAGCCGGTGAAATCCCGCTAGAGCAAGAGCTCGCGGCCATTCGGCAAGAAGGTTTGACCGGTCGGCAATTACGCATGGCCCGTCGCACGGCGCAAAAGCATGGCCTGCAGCCTGCATCGGATTTTGACGCGGTGCGCTTGCTGCGCCGCCAAGGGATTGATCCCTTTGCTCGAAACAACCTGCTAGAGCTGATCGTCAATGACGAAAATGGCAACGGCGCAGCCGCTGCACAGACCGGCGGCGCAGGGTCCGCAGCAGCCAAAGCGGCGACCAACCTACCCGCCACCGTCCGTCAACCAAGCGTCCCCGGCCCCGTCGGGGCACCGCTCGACGAAGGCACCCGCGCTGCCGAGATTATGCGGGTACAACGCGATATCGCGGCCCGGCGGCGCAAACGCCTGGCGCTTTTGGCCACGCGGCTGATGTTCTTCGTGCTGCTGCCAACGTTTTTGGTGGGCTATTACTTCTTTGCCGTGGCCACGCCGCTATTTTCGACCCATTCCGAGTTTGTGATTCAGAAATCCGAAGGCGGTGGTGGCTCCGCTGGCGGCGGTCTGGCCGGGATGCTCGGCGGCACAAGCTTTGCCACTGTGCAGGAAAGCATCACCGTTCAAAGCTATCTCGAAAGCCGGGAAGCCATGCTCCGGCTTGATGAAGAACATGGGTTTCGGGCGCATTTCTCTTCGGAGCAGATGGACCCACTGACCCGCCTCGCGCCCGACGCGACAGACGAGGACATGTTTGACACATATCGGCGCAATCTGAGCATCGGCTATGACCCGACGGAGGGATTGATCCGGCTGGAAGTCATTGCGGGCGATGCCCAGACCAGCCAGGCCTTTGCCGCCGCTCTGATCGAGTATGCCGAAGAACGAGTGGATCAGATGAGCCAGCGCGTCCGCGAGGCACAAATGTCCGACGCAAGGAGCAGTTTCGAAGATGCCGAAGAGCGGATGGTACTCGCACAGCAGCGGGTGATTCAGTTGCAAGAACAGCGCGGCGTGTTGAGCGCAGAGGCCGAAGTCAGCGCCGTGTTCTCGCAGATCAACACGTTTGAACTAGAGCTGCAGCAAGAGCGCCTACGTCTCTTGGAACTGCAAAGCAACACGCGCCCGAACCAGACCCGAGTTGAGGTGGCCGAGCGCAACATTGCCCGACTCGAAGCGTTGATCGATGAGCTTAGGGGCGGATTGACTGCCACCGGCACGGGCGAGGTTTCTCTGGCGCGGATTTCATCGGAATTGGTGGTCGCCGAAGCTGATTTGCAGACTAGGCAGTTGATGCTGTCGCAAGCCTTGCAGCAAATGGAAACCGCGCGGCTCGAGGCAAATCGGCAGTCTCTTTACCTGTCGATCGGGGTCTTCCCGGTGGCGCCGGATGAAGCGGCCTATCCCCGCGCATTGGAGAACACGCTTCTTGCGTTCCTGGTCTTTTCTGGCATTTACCTGCTGATATCGATGACGGTTTCCATCCTCCGCGAACAGGTCTCAGCCTAG
- a CDS encoding ABC transporter ATP-binding protein, which yields MLEFINVSKSFWTGTQRKVILDRASFRVDLGYSLGILAPNGTGKSTVINMMAGLEKPDEGEIVRGSSISFPLGFMGGVITKLTATENSRYIAQLYGLDPDYIEAFCRWLCGLEEYFDMPIGTYSSGMRARFNFALLLALDFDIYLIDEGMPQSTDPEFNRRAGSILADRLKSSTVVIVSHQAKTLEKFARRAAVLKDGQLYSFDTLEEAKRLYDYETQG from the coding sequence TTGCTCGAGTTTATCAATGTTTCAAAGTCCTTTTGGACCGGCACGCAGCGCAAGGTGATCCTTGATCGCGCCTCGTTTCGGGTCGATTTGGGGTATTCGCTTGGCATTCTGGCCCCAAACGGGACCGGCAAATCGACAGTGATCAACATGATGGCCGGTCTGGAAAAACCTGATGAGGGCGAGATTGTCCGCGGTAGCAGCATCTCTTTCCCGCTTGGCTTCATGGGCGGCGTGATCACCAAACTGACCGCCACCGAGAACAGCCGCTATATCGCACAGCTCTACGGGCTGGACCCCGACTATATCGAAGCTTTCTGCCGCTGGCTCTGTGGCTTGGAAGAATATTTTGACATGCCGATCGGCACGTATTCGTCGGGTATGCGCGCCCGGTTCAACTTCGCACTGCTGCTGGCGCTAGACTTCGATATCTACTTGATTGATGAGGGCATGCCGCAATCGACCGACCCCGAATTCAACCGCCGTGCAGGCAGCATTCTGGCGGATCGGTTGAAATCATCGACGGTTGTCATCGTCTCGCATCAGGCCAAAACACTTGAAAAATTCGCCCGTCGGGCGGCTGTGTTGAAAGACGGGCAACTCTATTCCTTCGACACGCTCGAAGAAGCAAAAAGGCTTTATGATTATGAAACCCAAGGGTAA